A genomic stretch from Petrimonas mucosa includes:
- the mutL gene encoding DNA mismatch repair endonuclease MutL: MTDIIHLLPDSIANQIAAGEVIQRPASVVKELVENSLDAGARQIRIVLKDAGRTLIQVIDDGKGMSPADAQMAFERHATSKIKSVDDLFALHTRGFRGEALASIAAIAQVELKTRRPEDEMGTWLKIAATKVESQEPIACGVGTTISVKNIFFNVPARRKFLKSNETERRNIFTEIERIALVNPDIEFIVIENDLQTLHLPPANLRQRIVQMQGKNINQQLIEINEDTTLAKIHGYISTPQYARKGRANQFFFVNNRYIRHPFFHKAVMTAYEPLISASESPNYFIYFEVEPDTIDVNIHPTKTEVKFENERALWQILMVTVKESLGKHNAIPSIDFDTADAPEIPIFDPSKSPAMPKVNINPNYNPFQSSYGSGGRVAKPLLDWEELYRGFEKEGRESPVSPDSETPLFPENSLQEPDSQLVSPKHYQYKQKYILTSVKSGLMIIDQHRSHLRILFERFLSLIRGRKGVSQRMLFPERIELTPSEASSLSEIKEEMEALGFELSDLGNNSFAIQGIPSELHHVDAVALVRSMIEENMDGGGNAMEQLQERLALTMANFTAIPAGKPLSEEEMSQMVNQLFACQSPNSTPDGKAIITVISEEEIESKLK; this comes from the coding sequence ATGACAGATATAATTCACCTGTTGCCCGACTCCATAGCCAACCAGATTGCAGCGGGAGAGGTTATACAGCGGCCTGCGTCGGTAGTTAAGGAGTTGGTGGAGAACTCGCTCGATGCCGGTGCCCGGCAGATCCGCATCGTCCTGAAAGATGCCGGGAGAACGCTCATACAGGTTATCGACGATGGCAAGGGAATGAGTCCTGCCGACGCCCAGATGGCTTTCGAACGTCATGCCACATCAAAAATCAAATCGGTAGACGACCTTTTTGCCCTTCACACGCGAGGTTTCCGTGGAGAAGCGCTCGCCTCCATTGCGGCTATCGCCCAAGTGGAACTCAAGACCCGGCGCCCGGAAGATGAGATGGGAACATGGTTGAAGATTGCCGCGACGAAGGTAGAGAGCCAGGAGCCGATTGCCTGCGGTGTCGGGACCACCATTTCGGTGAAAAACATCTTCTTCAATGTGCCGGCCCGCCGCAAGTTTCTGAAATCTAACGAGACCGAGCGGCGAAATATCTTTACCGAGATTGAGCGGATTGCCCTGGTGAATCCCGATATCGAGTTTATCGTTATCGAAAACGACCTCCAGACACTGCACCTGCCACCGGCCAACCTGCGGCAGCGAATTGTACAGATGCAGGGAAAAAATATCAACCAGCAACTGATCGAGATCAATGAAGATACCACCCTGGCAAAGATACACGGATATATATCAACCCCTCAGTACGCAAGGAAGGGAAGAGCCAACCAGTTCTTCTTTGTCAACAACCGGTACATCCGCCATCCCTTCTTCCATAAGGCGGTCATGACGGCCTACGAGCCGTTGATCTCGGCCAGCGAGAGTCCCAATTACTTTATCTATTTCGAGGTAGAACCCGACACAATTGATGTAAATATCCATCCCACCAAAACCGAGGTGAAGTTCGAGAACGAACGGGCCTTGTGGCAGATCCTGATGGTGACGGTAAAAGAGTCGCTCGGTAAGCACAACGCCATTCCCAGCATCGATTTCGATACGGCAGACGCCCCCGAGATCCCGATCTTTGATCCCTCAAAATCTCCCGCGATGCCCAAAGTGAACATCAACCCCAATTACAATCCTTTTCAATCATCGTACGGATCAGGGGGCAGAGTGGCAAAGCCGCTACTCGACTGGGAAGAGTTGTACAGGGGATTTGAAAAGGAGGGCAGGGAGTCGCCGGTATCTCCGGACAGCGAGACACCTCTCTTTCCCGAGAATAGCCTACAGGAGCCAGACTCCCAGCTGGTATCACCCAAACATTACCAGTACAAGCAGAAATATATCCTTACATCGGTTAAATCGGGATTGATGATTATCGATCAACACCGTTCCCACCTCCGCATCCTCTTTGAAAGGTTTCTTTCCCTGATAAGGGGTAGAAAAGGTGTTTCGCAACGGATGTTGTTTCCCGAAAGGATCGAACTGACCCCGTCGGAAGCCTCCTCGCTGAGCGAGATCAAGGAGGAGATGGAGGCGCTGGGTTTTGAGCTGAGCGACTTGGGCAACAATTCGTTTGCCATCCAGGGTATCCCGTCGGAATTGCATCATGTCGATGCCGTAGCGTTGGTCCGATCCATGATTGAAGAGAATATGGATGGAGGAGGCAATGCAATGGAGCAGCTACAGGAGAGGCTGGCACTCACGATGGCGAACTTTACTGCAATCCCTGCCGGAAAACCTCTTTCGGAAGAGGAGATGTCGCAGATGGTTAACCAGCTGTTTGCCTGTCAGTCACCCAACAGCACCCCCGACGGAAAAGCGATAATAACCGTTATCTCCGAAGAGGAGATCGAGAGTAAATTGAAGTAA
- a CDS encoding OstA-like protein codes for MNNAIGAHLKSIGILLSGMLFVLMLSARPQQPPPVDPAVKIVELKQANLLYKRADFEAQILKDSVVFYHEGAYMYCDSAYLFERTNSFEAFSNVRMEQGDTIFVYGDYLHYDGNTRLARLRNNIRMEDRQVTLFTDSLNYDRAANLGYYFDGGMLVDEKNELTSFWGQYDPVSKDALFIDSVKLINEDFTLFADSLKYNTESKVADILGPSTILSDSGFIKTSRGWYNTDTDDARLFDRSEIYSNDSTKVLIGDTIHYNRATGQGEVFGRMYLEDLKQKAILRGNYGTYNEKTEYGMATDSAYAIDYSQKDSLFLHGDTLKMIADSTYKNIYAYYNVRFYRNDIQGVCDSMSFVQRDSLLSLHGNPVIWNEGNQILGNRIDIYLNDSTIEKAHVRDYALAIQDRQVTGQYNQISGRDLKAFFTEGELRHVLVEGNAESLYYLVEEDSARTVIGLNKTESAYLSMDFMNDELEKLKLWSSTQAVTTPLSQLKPEESKLKGFMWLDYLRPLHKMDIFRRNERQGADSEVQAPRRFSRDDAAQ; via the coding sequence ATGAACAATGCGATTGGGGCACATCTGAAATCAATAGGCATACTCCTCTCGGGTATGCTTTTTGTGCTTATGTTGTCGGCCCGGCCGCAACAACCGCCTCCTGTGGACCCCGCCGTGAAGATTGTGGAATTGAAGCAGGCCAATCTGCTCTATAAGCGGGCAGACTTCGAGGCGCAGATCCTGAAAGATAGCGTTGTCTTCTACCACGAAGGGGCCTATATGTATTGCGACAGCGCCTACCTGTTTGAGCGGACCAACTCGTTTGAGGCTTTCAGCAACGTCAGGATGGAGCAGGGGGATACCATCTTTGTATACGGCGATTACCTCCATTACGACGGCAATACCCGCCTGGCTCGTCTCCGGAACAATATCCGCATGGAGGACAGGCAGGTTACACTCTTTACCGACAGTCTCAATTACGACAGGGCGGCGAACCTGGGTTACTACTTCGATGGCGGAATGCTGGTCGACGAGAAGAACGAACTGACCTCATTCTGGGGGCAGTACGATCCGGTAAGCAAGGATGCCCTCTTTATCGACAGCGTAAAACTGATCAATGAAGATTTTACCCTCTTTGCAGATTCGTTGAAATACAATACCGAAAGCAAGGTGGCCGATATCCTGGGCCCGTCGACCATCCTTTCAGACAGCGGTTTCATCAAAACATCGCGTGGCTGGTACAATACCGATACGGACGACGCCAGGCTGTTCGACCGTTCTGAAATCTACAGCAACGACAGCACTAAGGTACTTATCGGCGATACCATACACTACAACAGGGCAACTGGCCAGGGGGAGGTCTTTGGCAGGATGTACCTGGAGGATCTGAAACAGAAGGCCATTTTGCGGGGGAATTACGGTACCTACAACGAGAAGACCGAATATGGGATGGCCACGGATTCGGCCTACGCCATTGATTACTCCCAGAAAGACAGTCTCTTCTTGCACGGCGATACGTTGAAGATGATTGCCGATTCCACCTACAAGAACATTTATGCCTACTATAACGTCCGGTTTTACCGGAACGATATCCAGGGTGTTTGTGATTCAATGAGTTTCGTTCAACGCGATTCACTGCTATCGCTGCATGGAAATCCGGTTATCTGGAACGAAGGGAACCAGATCCTGGGGAATCGCATCGATATTTATCTGAACGACAGTACGATTGAAAAGGCTCATGTAAGAGATTATGCCCTTGCCATCCAAGACAGGCAGGTGACAGGCCAGTATAACCAGATCAGCGGGAGAGACCTGAAAGCCTTCTTTACTGAAGGTGAACTCAGGCACGTCCTGGTGGAGGGAAACGCCGAATCGCTCTATTATCTCGTGGAGGAGGACAGCGCCCGCACCGTGATCGGGTTGAACAAGACGGAGAGTGCCTACCTCTCCATGGATTTCATGAATGACGAGTTAGAGAAACTTAAACTCTGGTCGTCCACCCAGGCTGTGACCACTCCGCTCAGCCAATTGAAGCCGGAGGAGTCGAAACTGAAAGGCTTTATGTGGCTCGATTACCTGCGTCCGCTCCACAAGATGGATATCTTCCGGCGTAACGAACGCCAGGGAGCCGACAGCGAAGTGCAGGCTCCGAGGAGATTTTCGCGTGATGATGCTGCGCAGTAA